The following coding sequences lie in one Opisthocomus hoazin isolate bOpiHoa1 chromosome 7, bOpiHoa1.hap1, whole genome shotgun sequence genomic window:
- the SIGIRR gene encoding single Ig IL-1-related receptor — protein sequence MAGLCSVPPEILAPAANETLELALGSRVALNCTVRWAAAEPCEPVPTWTKDGQRLGSESSQDTAWFALNASERLLASVLHLNLTHDADFGVFACWVSNATATFTLRRAEAAGHVLAVLAALLVLALLVLLAGLYVQCRLSVLLWYRNRYGELEINDGKLYDAYVSHATAPDDRKFVHFIVKPQLENRYGYKLFLDEQTILPNSEPSADLIMNVSRCRRLIVVLSVAYLEQDWCNSSFREGLWRLLELSKKPIFIVFESQYREIAHPAISLLRQHRSAVTLLVWRAGSMTPSSDFWKELCLALPRKVSFQGAMGDPQTQLQEDKDPMLILHSSYLDSGGDLHPDGDLGTGLRGCVFRSPRLPRIGGPSTATAPAAGAPEDAQLRDAQRPELDVSDLGSRNYGARTDFYCLVTEDDI from the exons ATGGCAG GCCTTTGCAGCGTGCCCCCCGAAATCCTCGCCCCGGCCGCCAACGAGACGCTGGAGCTGGCGCTGGGGAGCCGGGTCGCGCTGAACTGCACCGTGCGCTGGGCAGCCGCCGAGCCCTGCGAGCCCGTCCCCACCTGGACCAAAGAtgggcagaggctgggcagcGAGAGCAGCCAGGACACCGCCTG GTTTGCCCTGAATGCCTCAGAGCGGCTCCTCGCCAGCGTCCTGCACCTCAACCTCACACACGACGCCGACTTCGGGGTGTTTGCCTGCTGGGTCAGCAACGCCACGGCCACCTTCACCCTGCGGCGAGCGG AGGCAGCAGGGCACGTGCTCGCGGTGCTGGCAGCCCTCCTGGTCCTGGCACTCCTGGTGCTTCTGGCCGGGCTCTATGTCCAGTGCCGCCTGAGCGTGCTCCTCTGGTACCGCAACCGCTACGGCGAGCTGGAGATCAACG ACGGGAAGCTGTACGACGCCTACGTCTCCCACGCCACCGCCCCGGATGACCGAAAGTTCGTCCACTTCATCGTGAAGCCGCAGCTGGAGAACCGCTATGGCTACAAGCTCTTCCTGGACGAGCAAACCATCCTGCCCAACTCAG agccctcGGCCGACCTGATCATGAACGTGAGCCGGTGCCGGCGTCTCATCGTGGTGCTCTCCGTCGCGTACCTGGAGCAAGACTGGTGCAACAGCAGCTTCAG GGAAGGGCTGTGGAGGTTGCTGGAGCTTTCCAAGAAACCCATCTTCATCGTCTTCGAGAGCCAGTACCGGGAGATCGCCCACCCCGCCATCAGCCTGCTGAGGCAGCACCGGAGCGCGGTGACCTTGCTGGTGTGGCGAGCTGGCTCCATG ACCCCGTCGTCGGACTTCTGGAAGGAGctgtgcctggccctgccccgcaaGGTGTCCTTCCAGGGGGCCATGGGGGACCCGcagacccagctgcaggaggacaaGGACCCCATGCTGATCCTGCACAGCAGCTACCTGGACAGCGGCGGGGACCTCCACCCGGATGGGGACCTCGGCACAG GTCTCCGAGGCTGCGTTTTCAGAAGCCCCCGGCTTCCCCGCATCGGTGGCCCCAGCACTGCCACGGCTCCGGCTGCCGGCGCGCCGGAGGACGCCCAGCTGAGGGACGCCCAGAGACCCGAGCTCGACGTCTCCGACCTGGGCTCGCGCAACTACGGCGCCCGCACAGACTTCTACTGCCTGGTGACAGAAGATGACATCTga